In Petrotoga miotherma DSM 10691, a genomic segment contains:
- the tsaA gene encoding tRNA (N6-threonylcarbamoyladenosine(37)-N6)-methyltransferase TrmO, producing MMEIRYTPIGIVHSPFKETKGTPIQPNAAIGTQATVEIYPEYEEGLQDLDGFSHIILLYHFHLSKFSGLKVKPYMDNSLHGVFATRSPSRPNPIGLSVVRLIKVEKNILEIQNVEIIDGTPVLDIKPYVPEFTTNDGIKIGWLEKNVHKLQQSKDDGRFS from the coding sequence ATGATGGAAATTAGATACACTCCAATTGGGATAGTTCATTCCCCATTCAAAGAAACAAAAGGTACACCTATACAACCAAACGCTGCCATAGGAACCCAAGCTACAGTAGAAATCTACCCTGAATACGAAGAAGGTTTACAAGACCTCGATGGTTTTTCTCATATTATTTTATTATACCATTTTCATTTATCCAAATTTTCTGGCTTAAAAGTCAAACCGTATATGGATAACAGTTTACATGGTGTTTTTGCAACCAGAAGCCCAAGTAGGCCTAATCCTATTGGTTTATCGGTTGTTCGCTTAATAAAAGTAGAAAAGAATATACTAGAGATTCAAAATGTAGAAATAATTGATGGTACCCCTGTTTTGGATATAAAACCCTACGTACCAGAATTCACCACTAATGATGGGATAAAAATAGGGTGGCTTGAGAAAAATGTTCACAAACTGCAACAATCAAAAGACGACGGTAGATTCAGTTAA
- a CDS encoding Rpn family recombination-promoting nuclease/putative transposase, with the protein MSNPIKDSIFKELFEDRTVFYDFLKAFLPKEITKQIKETDLKREQTELIGKDFSIKRSDILYKIEKGNAPKGVQGNGQDVYIYLLLEHQSKVDQLMAFRMLAYKVRIWEQYVKSHKKESEQKGFKLPVIIGMVFYDGKAKWTSPMDVKDKITEIKNMEEYLIKANYELINLSSIKEETIINMKKALGVILLTDKPNVRIKNAEELLKIINEEIISKLPEEEKDKFDKHRNAFIELFGKRTDYKEIEERYKELQKMEVPKMFNTLEEIAKRDREKAKLEGVKEGERKGKLEERKELIIEILNQRFGEDFDKRLKEKIRNANEEIINQIKKNILNITLEELKGLLK; encoded by the coding sequence ATGTCTAATCCAATAAAAGATTCCATATTCAAAGAATTATTTGAAGACAGAACCGTATTCTATGATTTCCTAAAAGCCTTTCTACCAAAAGAGATAACAAAACAAATAAAAGAGACAGATTTAAAACGTGAACAAACTGAACTAATAGGCAAAGACTTCTCCATAAAAAGATCAGACATACTATACAAAATAGAAAAAGGAAACGCCCCGAAAGGGGTTCAAGGAAACGGGCAAGATGTATACATATACCTATTGTTAGAGCATCAAAGTAAAGTTGACCAACTTATGGCATTCAGGATGTTGGCGTACAAGGTAAGAATATGGGAACAATATGTGAAAAGTCACAAAAAAGAATCAGAGCAAAAAGGATTCAAACTACCAGTCATAATAGGGATGGTCTTTTACGATGGAAAAGCGAAATGGACATCACCAATGGATGTAAAAGACAAGATAACAGAGATAAAAAACATGGAAGAGTACTTAATAAAAGCAAATTATGAACTAATAAATTTAAGCAGTATAAAAGAAGAAACGATAATAAACATGAAGAAGGCACTAGGGGTAATCTTATTAACGGACAAACCAAACGTAAGGATAAAAAACGCAGAAGAGTTGTTAAAGATTATAAATGAAGAGATAATATCGAAATTGCCGGAAGAAGAAAAAGATAAGTTTGATAAACACAGAAACGCATTCATAGAACTGTTCGGAAAAAGGACAGATTACAAAGAGATAGAAGAAAGGTACAAAGAACTGCAAAAAATGGAGGTGCCAAAAATGTTTAACACATTAGAAGAGATAGCAAAAAGAGACAGAGAAAAAGCTAAATTGGAAGGTGTAAAAGAAGGTGAAAGAAAAGGAAAACTTGAAGAAAGAAAAGAATTAATCATAGAAATTCTAAACCAAAGGTTTGGAGAAGATTTTGATAAAAGATTGAAAGAAAAGATCAGAAATGCAAACGAAGAAATTATAAACCAGATAAAGAAGAACATTCTAAATATTACACTAGAAGAGCTAAAAGGGTTATTGAAATAG
- a CDS encoding protein-export chaperone SecB yields the protein MKMSNIQMRYDIIKKLNYELKDESLNNKKLTPKIDISVTQNFQPKEKEYFGTIGLKIKFHLKESKKIVLKLELETEAGFYGNPKIKENEFKELVIKSGIMSLLQISRAKIISISANFGFLPPIYLPMLNINELVEKELEKAKITAK from the coding sequence ATGAAAATGAGCAATATTCAAATGCGGTATGACATAATTAAAAAATTAAATTATGAATTAAAAGACGAAAGTCTAAACAACAAAAAACTGACACCAAAGATAGACATTTCCGTTACACAAAATTTTCAACCAAAAGAAAAAGAATACTTTGGAACAATAGGATTAAAAATTAAATTTCATTTGAAAGAATCAAAAAAAATAGTATTAAAATTAGAGCTTGAAACAGAAGCAGGATTTTATGGCAACCCAAAAATAAAGGAAAACGAATTCAAAGAACTAGTAATAAAATCTGGAATAATGAGCTTATTGCAGATATCAAGAGCAAAAATAATATCAATATCCGCAAATTTTGGCTTTCTTCCACCAATATATCTTCCAATGTTGAACATTAACGAACTCGTAGAAAAAGAATTAGAAAAAGCTAAAATAACCGCCAAATAA